The Streptomyces sp. NBC_00691 genome has a segment encoding these proteins:
- a CDS encoding ATP-binding protein produces MTTPMTRQAAVTVRVFTQRFSSTPRGARLARRLALHQLDRWSVPYGSDASDAVGILVAELAANAVTHGRVPGRDFELALSYTPGLRIRIDVSDTRGERRPASVAPGPLDEGGRGLLLVGALATRWAVLDRVPVGKTVRAELDLGS; encoded by the coding sequence ATGACCACCCCCATGACCCGCCAAGCCGCCGTCACCGTACGTGTGTTCACCCAGCGTTTCAGCTCGACCCCGCGCGGCGCGCGTCTCGCGCGTCGCCTCGCGCTCCACCAGCTCGACCGCTGGAGCGTGCCGTACGGCTCCGACGCCTCCGACGCCGTCGGGATCCTCGTCGCCGAACTCGCCGCCAACGCCGTCACCCACGGACGCGTCCCCGGCCGGGACTTCGAGCTGGCGCTCTCGTACACGCCCGGACTGCGGATCCGGATCGACGTCTCCGACACCCGGGGCGAACGCCGCCCGGCGTCCGTCGCGCCGGGACCCCTCGACGAGGGCGGGCGGGGCCTGCTGCTCGTCGGGGCGCTGGCGACCCGGTGGGCGGTGCTCGACCGCGTACCGGTCGGGAAGACGGTACGGGCCGAACTGGACCTCGGCTCCTGA
- a CDS encoding DUF397 domain-containing protein: MSTTDLAWFKSSYSGGSGDDCVEVAACPTTVHVRDSKNPDGPQFTVAPATWAGFLAQLA; this comes from the coding sequence ATGAGCACCACAGACCTGGCCTGGTTCAAGAGCAGCTACAGCGGCGGCAGCGGCGACGACTGCGTAGAGGTCGCCGCCTGCCCCACCACTGTTCACGTCCGCGACTCCAAGAACCCGGACGGCCCCCAGTTCACCGTCGCACCCGCCACCTGGGCGGGGTTCCTCGCCCAGCTCGCCTGA
- a CDS encoding helix-turn-helix domain-containing protein: MTDEVPDEGQSGNEPEMSDSLKAFGEVVKAFRKRAGLTQERFAPMVGYSVPTVASIEQGRRLPPVAFVDRAEEVLDAFGTIRGAAKHVARKPGLAKWFRQWARLEADAATLYTYENRLVPGLLQTPAYAKTLFEKQIPALGDEEIESRLIARVERKKLLTDRPHTIYSFIVEEHVLRRQVGGPGVMREQAAHILDISARRNIDLQIMPQTRGHHSGLDGPMRLLETPENKWYAYCEGQENGLLISDPKVVSILQKRYARMRAQALSFEESVSLLREMRGAP, translated from the coding sequence GTGACGGACGAGGTACCGGACGAGGGGCAGAGCGGCAACGAGCCGGAGATGTCGGACAGCCTCAAGGCCTTCGGGGAGGTGGTCAAGGCCTTCCGTAAGCGGGCGGGCCTCACACAGGAGCGCTTCGCGCCGATGGTGGGGTACTCGGTGCCGACGGTCGCCTCGATCGAACAGGGTCGGCGTTTACCACCGGTCGCCTTCGTGGACCGGGCGGAGGAGGTGCTCGACGCGTTCGGGACGATCAGGGGCGCGGCGAAGCATGTGGCACGGAAGCCGGGGCTGGCCAAGTGGTTCCGGCAGTGGGCCAGGCTGGAGGCGGACGCGGCCACGCTCTACACGTACGAGAACCGGCTGGTGCCGGGGCTGCTACAGACGCCTGCGTATGCGAAGACGCTGTTCGAGAAGCAGATCCCGGCTCTGGGGGACGAGGAGATCGAGTCGAGGCTCATCGCCCGCGTGGAGCGGAAGAAGCTGCTTACCGACCGCCCTCACACGATCTACAGCTTCATCGTGGAGGAGCATGTGCTGCGCCGTCAGGTGGGTGGCCCTGGGGTCATGCGTGAACAGGCCGCGCACATCCTCGACATCAGCGCGCGGCGCAACATCGACCTCCAGATCATGCCTCAGACAAGGGGGCATCACTCGGGCCTCGACGGCCCCATGCGGCTCCTGGAAACCCCAGAGAACAAGTGGTACGCCTACTGCGAAGGCCAGGAGAACGGGCTCCTCATCTCCGACCCCAAAGTGGTCAGCATCCTCCAGAAGCGGTATGCCAGGATGCGAGCACAGGCTCTCTCCTTCGAGGAGTCCGTGAGTCTGCTGCGGGAGATGCGAGGAGCACCATGA
- a CDS encoding DUF3592 domain-containing protein: protein MDVGTNAGKGTLGPRAATVFALVLTLLLAALSGLVMYPAAQHLRSLQDGRQADATLVAAGSGCFLGGCKVRFEAEGRTVVANLPVGSSHGKDTAGERLTVRYREGDPREVASQDDVGGGGPAVFTVVSGAGALLFLLAFVWSAVALVRQRRAAAVHAPVPGTGATTSGV from the coding sequence ATGGATGTCGGGACGAACGCGGGCAAGGGGACCCTCGGACCACGCGCGGCGACCGTGTTCGCGCTGGTGCTCACCTTGCTGCTGGCGGCCCTGTCGGGCCTCGTGATGTATCCGGCGGCCCAGCACCTGCGCTCCCTCCAGGACGGGCGACAGGCCGACGCGACGCTGGTGGCCGCCGGCTCGGGCTGCTTCCTGGGGGGCTGCAAGGTCAGGTTCGAGGCCGAGGGGCGGACCGTGGTGGCGAACCTGCCGGTGGGGAGCAGCCACGGAAAGGACACGGCCGGTGAACGTCTCACCGTCCGGTACCGGGAGGGCGACCCGCGGGAGGTCGCCTCCCAGGACGATGTCGGTGGCGGTGGGCCGGCCGTCTTCACCGTGGTGTCGGGCGCCGGCGCGCTGCTCTTCCTCCTGGCCTTCGTCTGGTCGGCGGTCGCTCTCGTGCGGCAGCGGCGCGCGGCGGCCGTCCACGCCCCGGTCCCCGGGACCGGGGCGACGACGAGCGGAGTCTGA